tggaaaatgataaattttactGTTTTAAACACTCAAAGTTAGAAGGTCCACATAAAATTTGTCATGAAACATGTGGTTGAAGTGAAGCTCAGTACTGTGGCTTATCCTATCCAACCTGTAGAAATCTGCCACTTTGATAGTGCTCTCCAAAGTTATTCTGTccattaaagttttttttatttttgaaaattcaaacgcacatttttttttgatgaaatttaaACGCACATTTAATGTGAGAAAAATGCATCACGCTGTGCCAAGTCCAACAATTCTCTATATAAACCAACGCACTCAGCTTTCACATTATCATCGCAGTTAGCCATGACAAAACACTGCAAATTTCCTTCCTTCGTATGGCTTTTGTTTACTGCTTCAAACTTATTACTCTTCTTCATTCCTCTGTTATTAGCAGAGAAAGAGAATTACATTGTCCACATGGATTTATCAGCCATGCCAAAAGCTTTCTCTGATCATCATAGTTGGCACTTGGCCACTCTTGATTCTGTTTTTCAACTCTCTAAAACCACAGACACCATTAATAATGAAGCCAAACCCTCTACACTTCTCTATAGCTATACTCACGTTATGCATGGCTTCAGTGCTCATCTCTCTCCCGCCGAGCACGAGATCTTGAAAAGCTCTCCCGGCTTTGTTTCTTCGATCAAAGATAAGCAGGTGAAACCAGACACAACTCGTTCACCGTCTTTTCTTGGCCTTACCTCCACCTCTGAAGCTTGGAATGTGTCGAATTATGGTGAAGGTATCATCATTGGGGTGATCGACAGTGGTGTATGGCCAGAGAGTGAGAGTTTTAGTGATGAAGGAATGCCGAAAGTTCCGAAAAGATGGAAAGGAAAATGCGAAAGTGGAACTGAATTCAGCTCTTCACTATGCAACAACAAACTTATCGGAGCTCGATTTTACAACAAAGGGGTGATCGCCCATAAGAACGTCACTATAACCATGAATTCCACGCGTGACACGTATGGCCACGGGACTCACACGTCGAGCATAGCTGCCGGGAATTTCGTAAAAGGCGCATCATACTTTGGGTATGCACCTGGAACCGCTAGTGGAGTGGCTCCGCGTGCTCATGTAGCCATGTACAAGGCGTTGTGGGAAGACTATGGTGCTTCTTATACATCTGATGTAATTGCTGCAATTGATCAAGCAATTATGGACGGAGTAGATGTTTTGTCTATTTCAGTGGGATATGGTAATGAACTGTTGTATGAAGACCCTATAGCTTTGGCGACATTTGCAGCTGCCGAGAAGGATATATTTGTGGCAACATCTGCGGGAAATGACGGGCCTCATCCTGGTACACTCCATAACGGCGTACCGTGGGTAACAACTGTTGGTGCTGGGACTATAGACCGTGAATTTAATGGAATTTTAAATCTTGGAAACGGAGTTTCAGTCTCTGGTATGTCTCTCTATCCTGGTAACGATACTACTACTTGGCATGGTCCAATAGCCTTTAATGGTAACTGTTTTGACGATAGAAGATTTAAAAAGGGACACATTATAGTTTGCGAAGAAAAATATGGCGGCATGCAAGACTTAGAGGAGCAATACGACAACATCCGCTTAAGTGATAACATCATAGGAGGAATTTTCATAACCAAAGTTGTAGACCTTGAAAACTTCATCCAAACCCGAATTCCaaccatttttataaatttggaaGATGGGAAAAAGATCAAAAGTTACATCAAAAGCAGCACCAAGCCAAATGCAAGCATGGAGTTCAAGAAAACTATACTTGGTGTTAAATCAGCTCCAAGTCTTGCTACCTACAGCTCCAGAGGACCCGATTTATCGTGCCAGCCGGTTCTGAAGCCTGACATTACGGCTCCTGGCTCTCGAATCTTAGCTGCCTGGCCGGATAATATATGGGTGGATCTTCTTCATAATGAACAGGAAATATACACTAACTACAAT
This region of Mercurialis annua linkage group LG1-X, ddMerAnnu1.2, whole genome shotgun sequence genomic DNA includes:
- the LOC126662768 gene encoding subtilisin-like protease SBT3, producing the protein MTKHCKFPSFVWLLFTASNLLLFFIPLLLAEKENYIVHMDLSAMPKAFSDHHSWHLATLDSVFQLSKTTDTINNEAKPSTLLYSYTHVMHGFSAHLSPAEHEILKSSPGFVSSIKDKQVKPDTTRSPSFLGLTSTSEAWNVSNYGEGIIIGVIDSGVWPESESFSDEGMPKVPKRWKGKCESGTEFSSSLCNNKLIGARFYNKGVIAHKNVTITMNSTRDTYGHGTHTSSIAAGNFVKGASYFGYAPGTASGVAPRAHVAMYKALWEDYGASYTSDVIAAIDQAIMDGVDVLSISVGYGNELLYEDPIALATFAAAEKDIFVATSAGNDGPHPGTLHNGVPWVTTVGAGTIDREFNGILNLGNGVSVSGMSLYPGNDTTTWHGPIAFNGNCFDDRRFKKGHIIVCEEKYGGMQDLEEQYDNIRLSDNIIGGIFITKVVDLENFIQTRIPTIFINLEDGKKIKSYIKSSTKPNASMEFKKTILGVKSAPSLATYSSRGPDLSCQPVLKPDITAPGSRILAAWPDNIWVDLLHNEQEIYTNYNLLSGTSMACPHVAGVAALLKKAHPDWSHAAIRSAMMTTADTMTRANKPIIDLSYDRLPATPTDMGSGYINPNKALHPGLIYDAKVADYVSFLCALNLTQQQIQTFTRSAHNNCSFPSSSDLNYPSFIAYFNADDSEANLTTVQEYHRTVTNVGDAVSTYTANLTPIPGIKVSVVPNKLVFKTKYQKLSYKLTIKGPKAIPQNIVHGYLTWTDSKIKYVVKSPIAVIGQKDFYYDDD